Within the Thermanaeromonas toyohensis ToBE genome, the region GCCCTATGAATCGTGGAATAGAGATTTCCCCAGCTGTAGCTGATGGTTTGCAATCAGCCATAACTGAACAAGTAACCAATGGGGTGGCTGTCCGCATGGCCCTCCTGTACTTGCTCATCGGAGGTGGCAATTGATGAAGATTTTGCTCCGAGGTGGAAGGGTGATCGATCCTTCCCAAGCTCTAGATATGGTAGCTGATGTTTTAGTCTCCGGCGACCGGATAGCGGCCATAGGCCAAGATCTAGAAACAGACCGGGAGACCAAGGTTATAGATGTCGGAGGGTGTATTGTGGCGCCCGGCTTTATAGATATGCATGTACACTTACGGGAACCCGGATACGAGCAGAAAGAGACTATAGCTACAGGAACTCGGGCCGCAGCGGCTGGGGGTTTCACAGCGGTGGCTTGCATGCCTAACACCCAGCCGGTAGCTGACAGCCCAGCAGTTATCGCTTATATAAGAGAAAAGGCCCGGGCCATAGGGGTGGTTCATGTCTATCCCATCGGCGCCCTCTCTAAAGGTTCACAAGGGGAAGAGCTGGCGGAGATCCGGGATCTGGTGGAGGCCGGGGCTGTGGCCCTTTCCGACGATGGGAATCCGGTTATGAATGCAGAAGTTATGCGCCGGGCCTTGGAGTACACCCGGTTATTTAACATCCCGGTGATATCCCATTGCGAGGATCTTAATCTTGCGGCCGGAGGAGTAATGCATGAGGGTTTTATCTCCACCATCTTAGGATTAAGGGGGATTCCTGCGGCAGCTGAGGAAGTTATGGTCGCCCGGGATATCATCCTGGCTGAGCTTACAGGAGGGAAGCTCCACCTGGCCCACTTAAGCAGCGCAGGTTCTCTTCGCATCTTACAGGAGGCTAAGTCCAGAGGGATTAAGGTTACTGCTGAAGTAACCCCTCATCACCTATGCCTGACTGATGAGGCGGTGGAAGGATACGATACCAACACCAAGGTTAATCCCCCCTTAAGAAGCGAGGAGGACCGACAAGCTTTAGAGGAAGCCTTAAGAGAAGGGCTTGTGGACGCCTTGGCCACGGATCATGCGCCTCACACAGAGGAAGATAAAGACGTAGAATATGATGTTGCTCCCTTCGGTATATCTGGGCTGGAGACAGCTATACCCTTGGTGGTAACCCGGTTAGTCGAAACCGGAAGGTTATCCTGGGAGCGGCTTATAGAGGCCTGGAGCTGCCAGCCAGCCAGTATCTTAAATATTCCAGGTGGCACCCTTAAGGAAGGTGGGATAGCTGATATTACAGTCATCGCACCTGACTGGGAAAAAGAAGTAGATGTAAATACCTTTTACTCCCTCGGGAAAAACTCTCCTTTCCAGGGCTTAAAGCTTAAAGGCTGGCCTTTAGTTACCATCGTAGCTGGGCGGTTAGTAATGGAGAAAGGCCAGGTCCTGCTTTAGAATCTTAGGCCGAACCAGGTTACCAGGCCCGGTTAAGGATAAAAGGTTAAATGAAACAAGGCTTTAGGAGGGGATTTCCAGTGGAAGCTTATTTGATCCTAGAAGATGGGACCATATTCCAGGGGGAAGCGTTGGAAGCAGGATATTTTTGCCATGGGGAAGTGGTGTTTAATACCAGCATGACCGGTTACCAGGAGATCCTTACCGACCCCTCCTATTGCGGTCAGATTGTTGTTCTAACTTACCCCCTTATAGGCAACTACGGTATCAATGAAGAGGATAGGGAAGCTCCACGACCACAGGTTTTGGGGCTGGTAGTACGGGAGGCTTGTCTGGAGCCTAGCAACTGGCGGGCGCAGGAGACTCTGGCTTCTTACCTTAAAAGGTATCGCATCCCCGTTATCCAAGGGGTGGATACCCGAGCTTTAACCCGTCACCTACGTACCCGGGGTACCATGCGCGGGATCTTAACCTCAGGCCAGGTGGACTGGGAGGAGGTTAAGCGTTTAGTACGGCAGACGCCCCCTTTAAGCGGAGATAAGCTGGTACCTGCAGTGACCAACAGTCAACCTTACGTTCTGGGAGAGGGTTCCCCCCGGATCGCGGTTTATAACTTAGGGGTCAAGCAGAGCATTTTGGAATGGTTTATAAAGCAGGGCTGTAGCGTTACCGTTTTCCCCGCTCACAGCACAGCCGAGGATATTTTGGCTATTCAGCCTGATGGGGTACTACTTTCCAACGGTCCCGGAGATCCCAAAGATGTTCCTTATGGTGTGGAAACTGTGAAGGGGCTCCTGGGTAAGGTTCCTATCCTGGGGATATGCCTGGGGCACCAGATCTTGGCTCTGGCTCTGGGAGGTGACACCTTTAAACTACACTTCGGCCACCGGGGAGGTAATCACCCGGTTAAAGATCTCACCACCGGCCGGGTGTACATTACTTCCCAGAATCACGGCTATGCAGTAGCGGCCGGCTCTTTGCCCTCGGAAGAAGTTTATGTCTCCCATATTAATCTGAACGACGATACCGTAGAGGGCTTGCGCCATAGGTATTTGCCTGTGTTTTCCGTCCAATATCATCCCGAAGCAGGGCCTGGGCCTAGGGACAGTGAATATATCTTCAGGGAATTTTTGGAACTGATAAGTAATAAAGGATGCAGGAAAGGGTAAGTATCTAGAGCACTACTCTACCAAGGGAGGGAAGGGATGACTATATATCCCCTGTGGAGGGGTTATATGAGGGAAGCATCATTAAGGAGGTGAGGGAAGGGGATGCCCCTGCGCAAGGATCTTAAAAAGATCATGGTCATAGGATCAGGACCTATCGTTATAGGCCAGGCTGCTGAGTTCGATTATGCTGGCACCCAGGCTTGCCGCGCCTTAAAGGAAGAAGGCCTTGAGGTAGTTCTGGTTAATTCTAACCCCGCTACCATAATGACCGATACTGAAATGGCGGACCGGGTATACCTGGAGCCCTTGACCTTAGAGTTCGTAGCCCCTATATTGCGCCGGGAGCGTCCGGATGGCCTTCTTCCTACTTTGGGAGGGCAGGTGGGGTTGAACCTGGCTTTGCAGCTCGCGGAAGCTGGCATTTTGGAAGAACTGGGAGTGGAGCTACTGGGCACGCCCTTAAGCGCTATCCAGAAGGCGGAGGATCGGGAACAGTTTAAGTCCTTGATGCAGGCTATAGGGGAGCCGGTTCCTGTAAGTCGCATTGTTACCCGAGTGGAGGAAGCCTTAGAATTCGCCCGGCAAAACGGCTACCCGGTGATCGTAAGGCCAGCCTATACCCTGGGAGGTACTGGAGGAGGGGTGGCCCGCAATGAAGAGGAGTTAAAGGCTATTGTGTTAAAAGGGCTTAAACTTAGCCTTATAAATCAGGTTCTAGTGGAACAATGTGTTATTGGTTGGAAAGAAATTGAGTATGAAGTTATGCGGGATGCTGCCGATAATTGCATTACCGTGTGCAATATGGAGAATATCGATCCCATGGGCATCCATACCGGTGATAGTATAGTTGTAGCTCCTTCCCAGACTCTATCTGATAAAGAATACCATATGCTCCGTACCGCGGCCCTAAAGATTATTCGAGCTTTAGGTATTCAAGGAGGATGCAATATTCAGTTCGCCTTGGATCCCCGGAGTTGGCAGTACTATGTCATAGAAGTAAATCCACGGGTGAGCCGCTCCAGCGCTTTAGCTTCTAAAGCTACTGGATACCCTATAGCCCGGGTGGCGGCTAAGATAGCTTTAGGGTTAACCCTCGATGAAATACCCAATGCAGTTACCCAAGAGACAAAGGCCTGCTTTGAACCTGCCCTCGATTACTGCGTGGTGAAGATCCCCCGCTTTCCCTTCGATAAATTTTCTTTAGCCGACAGAACCCTGGGGAGCCAGATGAAGGCCACAGGAGAGGTCATGGCCATCGACCGCACTTTTGAAGGGGCGTTACTCAAAGCTATACGGTCTTTAGAGCTTAAGCTTGATGGCCTGTATTTAGAGAGTCTAACTCGATTGACGGATAGCTCCTTAAGGCAGAAACTACGGGAGGCCGACGATGAGCGGCTGTTTGCCGTGGCTGAGGCTTTGAGGAGAGGCTTTGGGATTAAGGAGTTAAATGAGCTTACGGGCATCGATTCCTTCTTCCTGGTGAAGATCCGTAATATAGTGGAGCTGGAGCAAACCCTTCGGCAGGTGGGCAAAGGGGGTCTTACGCCGGAACTTTTACGTCGGGCCAAGGAGAGAGGCTTTAGCGACTCCCAGATTGCTCGGTTGACAGGGCTTAAAGAAGGGGAAATAAGGCAGCGAAGGAAGCTCTATAACCTCCGGCCGGTGTACAAAATGGTGGACACCTGCGCGGCAGAGTTCGAGGCGGTTACCCCTTATTTCTACTCAACTTATGATCAGGAAGATGAAGGCGAGGTTAGGTCAGGGGCTAAAGTAGTAGTTTTGGGAGCCGGCCCCATCCGTATTGGCCAGGGTATTGAATTTGACTATTGCTGTGTCCATTCTGTCTGGGCCCTGCGCAGGGCAGGGATACGGGCTATTATAATCAACAACAATCCGGAGACAGTGAGCACCGATTTCGACACTTCCGACCGCCTTTATTTCGAACCACTTACCCCGGAGGATGTAATTAATGTGCTAGAAAAGGAACAGCCCCAAGGAGTGATAGTCCAGTTTGGGGGACAGACGGCTATAAATTTGGC harbors:
- the carB gene encoding carbamoyl-phosphate synthase large subunit; this translates as MPLRKDLKKIMVIGSGPIVIGQAAEFDYAGTQACRALKEEGLEVVLVNSNPATIMTDTEMADRVYLEPLTLEFVAPILRRERPDGLLPTLGGQVGLNLALQLAEAGILEELGVELLGTPLSAIQKAEDREQFKSLMQAIGEPVPVSRIVTRVEEALEFARQNGYPVIVRPAYTLGGTGGGVARNEEELKAIVLKGLKLSLINQVLVEQCVIGWKEIEYEVMRDAADNCITVCNMENIDPMGIHTGDSIVVAPSQTLSDKEYHMLRTAALKIIRALGIQGGCNIQFALDPRSWQYYVIEVNPRVSRSSALASKATGYPIARVAAKIALGLTLDEIPNAVTQETKACFEPALDYCVVKIPRFPFDKFSLADRTLGSQMKATGEVMAIDRTFEGALLKAIRSLELKLDGLYLESLTRLTDSSLRQKLREADDERLFAVAEALRRGFGIKELNELTGIDSFFLVKIRNIVELEQTLRQVGKGGLTPELLRRAKERGFSDSQIARLTGLKEGEIRQRRKLYNLRPVYKMVDTCAAEFEAVTPYFYSTYDQEDEGEVRSGAKVVVLGAGPIRIGQGIEFDYCCVHSVWALRRAGIRAIIINNNPETVSTDFDTSDRLYFEPLTPEDVINVLEKEQPQGVIVQFGGQTAINLARYVEEAGFQVLGTAVEDIDRAEDREKFDTLLEELGIPRPRGGAASSVEQVVRIAKELGFPVLVRPSYVLGGRAMEIVHNEGELVEYATTAVKVTPEYPILVDKYLPGKEVEVDAVSDGEEVLIPGIMEHVERAGIHSGDSIALYPALSLSEEIKDKIVDYTLRLARALKVKGMLNIQFVIHEGEVYVLEVNPRSSRTVPYISKITGVPMVALATNIMLGRTLREQGYRGGLLPPPDYVAVKVPVFSFGKLLQVDTFLGPEMKSTGEVLGIDINFERALYKGLTAAGYTIPVQGTLLATVADKDKAEAVPLLKGFAELGFKIVATAGTAGALAAAGLFVERVAKLREGSPHILDYIRGGKVDFIINTLTRGRIPERDGFKIRRAAAELGIPCLTSLDTARALLGVVRAWRKGSEFTLRSLQEYLGEQGR
- a CDS encoding dihydroorotase produces the protein MKILLRGGRVIDPSQALDMVADVLVSGDRIAAIGQDLETDRETKVIDVGGCIVAPGFIDMHVHLREPGYEQKETIATGTRAAAAGGFTAVACMPNTQPVADSPAVIAYIREKARAIGVVHVYPIGALSKGSQGEELAEIRDLVEAGAVALSDDGNPVMNAEVMRRALEYTRLFNIPVISHCEDLNLAAGGVMHEGFISTILGLRGIPAAAEEVMVARDIILAELTGGKLHLAHLSSAGSLRILQEAKSRGIKVTAEVTPHHLCLTDEAVEGYDTNTKVNPPLRSEEDRQALEEALREGLVDALATDHAPHTEEDKDVEYDVAPFGISGLETAIPLVVTRLVETGRLSWERLIEAWSCQPASILNIPGGTLKEGGIADITVIAPDWEKEVDVNTFYSLGKNSPFQGLKLKGWPLVTIVAGRLVMEKGQVLL
- the carA gene encoding glutamine-hydrolyzing carbamoyl-phosphate synthase small subunit, which produces MEAYLILEDGTIFQGEALEAGYFCHGEVVFNTSMTGYQEILTDPSYCGQIVVLTYPLIGNYGINEEDREAPRPQVLGLVVREACLEPSNWRAQETLASYLKRYRIPVIQGVDTRALTRHLRTRGTMRGILTSGQVDWEEVKRLVRQTPPLSGDKLVPAVTNSQPYVLGEGSPRIAVYNLGVKQSILEWFIKQGCSVTVFPAHSTAEDILAIQPDGVLLSNGPGDPKDVPYGVETVKGLLGKVPILGICLGHQILALALGGDTFKLHFGHRGGNHPVKDLTTGRVYITSQNHGYAVAAGSLPSEEVYVSHINLNDDTVEGLRHRYLPVFSVQYHPEAGPGPRDSEYIFREFLELISNKGCRKG